The sequence aggccagcgattgcgggagttggcagctaggaaggacttcaatttgttcatttcGGAGTTCTGTGCAggcaccacctggtggccgggaatggttctgaacAAGGggaggttccagataagggagttctggataagggaggtttaacctataCAATGCTGAGCCATTAGGAAACATTAAAGAACCACAATTTTAAAATGGAAGACTGGAGCCGTGCAATTTAAAGAAATTATTGAAAAGGTTTGGAAGTAGAAATGGAATAGTATATGGTTCGTAAAAGGAAACTTGTTGAGTGTTTTCCATGAGACTATCTGGAAAATTTGTTAGTACATTGTAAGCACTGTACAAATAATCAATAGCTTAATGGCTTTTTGAAACAAAGAATATATACAGCATAATTTTATTATTCTATCACATTGTTGATCTATAATACAATTTCAAATAACCCACATTCTTAGACATCAATATTGACCAAAATATAGTCATAATTCACATACGGTAATCATCATTGTTCACAAAATACAAGAAGTTTTCATTAAGCTTTAGAGCATAAAAGACTCTAGAACTACTGAAACATAATGAGCTTTGCTGTAATATTTTAGCTTCACTTTGGGTGTACATAATCACTAAAATCCTTTTAGGTTGATAGAAAAATCTATAAACTGGCCCCCAAACAGTAAAGAGTTTAAGGTTTGAACATATTGAATATTAATACTACTAAAGCTTACAAGGTCCTGAGACAAATTTGTGGTGCAAGATACTAGCAGGAATAAGTCAAGTTCTAATTTACTTAGATTAAGCAGTATAGATGTTTTCTTGTACTTTTAGAGTAGCTTAAACTATTGACATACTAATTAATATAATTCATTTGTTCCCCCCATCCACCCCACACAAAAAACATGCTGACATGTTTTAAACTAGTAAGAATGACAATAATGCCTTTAGTAGCTTGCATAACTTCATTACAGCACGTCTTATTTAACTCCTTCATCAAGGCTTCGTAATTGTAGATTGCACATAGAACTTCAATATTGTAAACGTTTGTCTAGTTTATTTTTTCCATTAAAGATCACGCCTTTCATTTACACCATTGTGAATATTTTCTTCATCCGGGTCTTCCCAGATATCTTCAAGTATCTGATCATCAGCATCAACCTCTTCCTCTGTTCGTACTCCAGAGCTTAGGAGGGCAAAAGATTCTCCAACAAACTCTCTGCACATGGGACATTGCTTGAAGTAATTCACACAACAGTCGCACAAACAAGCGTGTCTGCAGGGCAACAGAACCCAGTTCACAGGAGCATTCTGGCACACCACACAATCCTTGCTGCTTTCCTTTCGTGAGTCAAGCTCCTCTTCTGTGGTACCAAATTTTTCCAGGAGTTTTTTGTCCAGGCCATCAATTTCTGAAGGCAGCTCTGCAGGTAAACTGCTATCATCAACAGATATAAAAAGTCTCTGGGTAATAAAAATTAGAAAGTTTAAACTTCATTAAAAGGAGGGTACAGGTTGctatgtgattttttttaaaaactgaaattaACCACTGGATTAGCTAGAGCGAATCACCGAAGTTGCAAGAAAtcgtcaggatgtcccaaagaacttcacatccaacaataacaacttatatttatatagcgcctttaacgtagtgaaacgtcccaaggcacttcacaggagaattacgagataaaaatttgacaccgagccgcataagtaaaacTTCAATATTGCGGCTCAGCTGGTAGCATCTGAATCAGAAGGGTATTGGTTCAagacccacttcagagacttgagcacaaaaatctaggctgatactccagtgcagtgagtgctgcactgttggaggtgctgtctttcagacgagacattaaactgagctctctcaggtggacataaaataacctgtaacactattttgaagaagagcaggagggttagccccagtgtcctagccaatatttatctctcaatcaacatcactaaaacagattatctgatcattatcacatttctgcttgtgggagcttgctgtgtgcaaagtggctgctgcgtttcctacattacaacagtgactacgctgtaAAGCAatatgggatgtccggtggtcatgaaaggcgttatataaatgcaggtctttctttctagaGAACTCACTAGTCTTGTTCAATAGTTTCATAGGATCTGTTATGCCCTCCTGAACAAGCAGAtattatctcatctgaaagatgccacctTTGGcaatgctgcactccttcagttctGCACTGAAATTTCAGTCAAAATTGGTATTGTATCTGTTTATTCTGTTTAATACTACATTTTCACACTAATTATTATTTGCTAATGTTTGTAGAGGACAGATGGCTTAGTATTTGTAATGTAACTTCTGGAACTTATTGGCCTTTGATATCACCGttcatattaagaacataagaaataggagcaggagtaggccatttggcccctcgagcctgctccgccattcaataagatcatggctgatctgatcatggactcagctccacttccctgcccgctccccataaccctttactcccttagtgttcaaaaatctgtctatctccgcctttaatatattcaatgacccagcctcctcagctctctgaggcagagaattccatagatttacaaccctcagaagaaatttctcctcatctcagttttaaatgggcagccccttattctgagactatgttccctcgttttagtttcccctatgagtggaaatatcctctctgcatccaccttgccaagctccctcattatcttataagtttcaagaagatcacctctcattcctctgaactccaatgtgtatagcatTTCAGCAGGAGGGTTGCATGGGAAGGAAAAGAGGTGAAGAGGGAAGATAACAAGAATTGGCATTGGGAAATACTCAAAAAACAATTGCCAGAATACACACAAGAAAGAGAAAGGCAAGAAAGAAAAATAACAAACCAAAGAAAAGCAAGATACAGAAAGACAGACACGAAGTTAATAGTTAAACGATACTGTAAACAGGGAACGTGTTAGCATCTGCAGAACGATGATAATTTACATGCTCTTCATTTAAAGTAAAGCATCTCAGGTGTCTTTATAGGGTAGAAAAGAAAGATGGACACCTAGTAGGAAAAATTAACTTTGTATGGGGGAGTAAGGGAAAATTGAAAAGAAGGGTTTTAGGAGGCTTTTGAAAGCAGGGTGCAAGGTGGCAAAGAAAGAAAAGTGTCCAGAGAGCAGACGGCATTAAAGTCTTCATCGTCCAAATGCAATCATGTCTATGTTGAGATAGCATTGTGAAGTAATCATGCATGGTGTCATAATGTGGGTTTGCACCTACAGGTCTCCACACCAATGAGTTCTTAATCTTTGCTTAATCACCATGAAGGCAAGATATCTCCTCATCGGCAAAGAGAAGATATCACTAAGCTGCTCTCATTTAGGTCTTAGAATTTGGTTCAGAACAACACTGGCAGATTCTAGAGAGCAAATCACGCACCCACCTTCTATTGGCGCAAAGTTTATATTTCTATATAACTGATAAACAGTCACTTAAAGAAAAAAAGCAACGGGAGCAAGTCCGTTCAGAAACTTCCATTAATCTATCAAGTAACTTGGCAGTATCCAAGTTTATTTTAAAACAGTGATTAATGGTTTAATATTTCGTTGAAATACCTTTAAAACTCTGGTTTAGGGAATTTTCCCAAATTGCTCAGCAGCTAAAGGCTAAATCATATAGGCAACCAAGATCCCAGGTTCAAATCCGAATCTGTGCTGAATAATCTCAGCTGGGGTAGCAGCACGAGTATAATTAGCCTCATCGAACCATACTTGTTTACAGCATAGGCCTTTTTGCCCATTATGTCTCTGCTGGCTCTTTACTAAAGCAATCAAAAACGAATTCCACCATCCTGTCCTCTCCCCAAAGCCCCGTATTGTTATGCTTCAAATGTTTATCcggtattccctgtctagaagagggTGGTGTGGAAGCCAGGAATTCTAATCCGGATTGCTATCTTAACTGATTACCAATCATCCTCACCCAccccccctcacctcaccctcCACCCCTCAACCTCCCAAACCCTCAACCTTCCCACACCACCCCTCAACCTCACACCTCAACCTGCCCCCACCTCcctacctcccccccaccccacccccccacctctccctacctcccccaccccaccccccaacctccctccccacctcaccctacctcccccacccgacccccaaacctcccccccaccccaccctacctccccccaccccatcccccaacctccctcccccatctcaccctacctcccccaccccaccccccaacctccccaccctccaccctcCCATCTCACcctacctcccccaccccaccccccaacctccctcccccaccccaccctacctcccccaccccaccccgtaacctccctcccccacctcacccccaacctccctcccccacctcaccctacctcccccaccccaccccccaacctccctcccccacctcaccccccaacctccctccctccccccaacctccctcccccacctcacccccccaaccttcctcccccacctcacccccccaacCTTCCTCCCCCAGCTTGCTAATACCCACTCTCAAGGGTGGAAGATAGGGAGAAGGTAAAGAAAAAAACCTAGCTATACTGTATTTTGCATTCAGACCATGGTTTCTTAGCACTTGTTTTAACCTCGAGTGTTCAATGTAATTAACCACAATAGGTGAAACATTAGCAACTATAACCAATTCCATTCTCCTCTAGTCACTACAATTGGCAGAATGCAAAACCTACCTTAAGGTCATATATGTGACCTTGGGCAGTCAGCAGATACTGGTACAAGAT is a genomic window of Pristiophorus japonicus isolate sPriJap1 chromosome 4, sPriJap1.hap1, whole genome shotgun sequence containing:
- the cgrrf1 gene encoding cell growth regulator with RING finger domain protein 1 isoform X2 — translated: MVQVKNPFTLEIINSLTASVTDGISLKSHCIEKCILTTYWGCSVHKLHEGLQKHVYCFRIKVPQKLEEAIDREYLHREEFLIEKQSDDEKFSQLPKYLAIKDFGNLPRTRYPLVALLTLAEEEDQDIYDIISMVTVIHVPDENYKLACRILYQYLLTAQGHIYDLKRLFISVDDSSLPAELPSEIDGLDKKLLEKFGTTEEELDSRKESSKDCVVCQNAPVNWVLLPCRHACLCDCCVNYFKQCPMCREFVGESFALLSSGVRTEEEVDADDQILEDIWEDPDEENIHNGVNERRDL